The genomic interval CAACACTACCttgttttaaatgatgttatggcgaaaaatgaaatatatagtTATGCCTTCTTAAGAGAAGTTCCAAGACACTACTGtcaagaaaatttaattttgctGTCAAAGTTGCAGAATATGTAGTATCTGGTATGAATTAATAACTATGATCAAAATTATGACTTAGGAAAATATAGTAGTAACGGTTCTTTCTCTAGAAAAAATTTAGGGGGAGACATATAAGAACCGATTTTATGTTAGGATTATATGAAGAATTCCTTTATCAGAATGAGAAATACATTGAATACAGAACAAGAAGCGAACCTGACTGCAAGTCATACACAAAACAGCCATCACAGGAGAATTGATGTGGCTCAATTGAGTTAAGAAGAAAGCAGGTCCAAGAAACCCAACTGTTTGCATTATCTGCGAAGAAAACGTAGAACTATAGTATGAAGTAATAACCTGGTAGAAAATAGCAATGGAATTGAGTTCATCAAACAGAAGTTAAAGCACTAGACGGCTAGATACTTAAGGACAGATAAGGCAAAGGAGATTTGTTTCCAAATTATGTAGAAAACCTTTTGAAGCtagcttaaaaaatattaatgaacATTTGGAAAGCAATGTTGTCATTTCCATTATTAGTATTAGGAGATAGACAATGAATGGATTTGTTTTCTAATATCAAAATGAGATAAATCATGATATTcaaatacaaagaaaaaaatgaagggAGATACCTTGCGGACCCTTGTAACAGGTACACCTCGGGTCACAAGAGTGTCTGCAATCCAACCACCAAAATTTGCAGAAATTGCCATTGTAAGCCACGGCAAAACACAAAATAATCCAGATTCTGTAAGGTTGAACTTCAAGACCTATGATTATATTTGAAAGTAAGTTTTGTTTACTTTAACAATGTCATTTTGTTTCCAAGTATCCAAGAagattacaaataaaaatattgtgcTTATCAAGATGTTAGTTAACACATAAGTCAAAAGCTGAACTCTACAAGCTTTGATCTTGATTCTTTACAGTGCTGAGAATTGAAGCTTGATGAATTATTCAAGTAGAAATATgcttaaaatgttaaatatcagCAACCAtctataacatcaaatcttGACAAGTAAATAAATGTAATGACTTGCTAGTTTATAGCAAtagattatgttattattatcaagTAAGATAGTTTCAACAATAGAATGAGATGAATGGATGAGAAGATAATAGAATTAAAAGGGAGACTAAGGTCTAAGGAGAAAGAACGAAGAGCTAATAATATCAATTCTCTGTTGTAATTGAAGAGTTTCATAAAAAAATGCTATAGATGGAAAAATCAAAAGCATCAGCAAGCAAATAAAAGAACAAATCTAAATTTGTTCACACGAAATTGCGTCAGCAAACATGACCAAAAAAAACTTACTTGGTTATAGTATGTTGGCATCCATGTAAGAAGAATGAAAGTTCCCCAATTGTGGCAAAAGTGGGACACTATCAGGGCCCACACTGGTGGTTTCGACAAAATTAATTTCCAAGGTATTGCTTTCACAGGTTCCTTGGAAAAACCGTTTGTAGCGATCAATTTCTTTTCTTCTGGCCGCAGTTCAGGATCATCAAGTGGTGAACTATGTGCCTACAGCTCCCATAACAAGAGAAAAGATTAGCATGTGAGACAAAAAGCATTTCTATTGAAAAAACGAAGCACTGATGCAGGaaatgaaataattatacatGCAAATACTAACCTTACTAAGCCATATAGAAAACCAAACTGTCCCTAGAGAACCAAAGGAGTAAAACACTGATGGCCATCCATACTGATGAATTAGGAAAGGCGAAAAGGCCAATCCAGTCACTGATCCAAGGTACATGCCACTGTAGACCAGAGCTAATGATCTACTTCTCTCTGCCACTGGAACCCATTTTGATAGAATATTGTTCATGGCCGGCATAGCAACCCCCTAGTAAGATCCAAAAGAAGTGAGCTCCACatggaaaataaatattatcatattgtACCATCACCAACTATATGAAATCAAACCATTACTAAAATCAATGGCAATATGGTGTTCAACAACGAACATTTCCCCTTTTTTCCTTTACTAGATAATTTGTTTTGCCTACAAGGTCTTGTTCGGATAAACAACTTTATTAAAGTTTATAgcataagctatttctataacaaaagataaaataaagtcattttttttttcatattagcAAAATTGTTTAGGAACATTTTATAAGTTGTTTCCATAAACTCCAAAAATAGTCTCACAAGTGCTTATTCCAGTAGATAACGCCAAATGAGTCAACCCAATCAGGCCCAAAATGGCAATTGTAAGCTTAATCCCACCAGTAGAATGCAAGAAAGCATGTTTTTTAGAACATTTTAATAACATAACCCACCTCCCCAATTCCCATGAACGCACGGGCAACAAGTAAGAAAGGTAACCCAAGTTTGGCAGCTACAGGAGTGAGGATTGTGGCAACGGACCACCAAATCACGCCAAATCCCAAAACCTGTTTTCCTCCGACTGTGTCCGCCCATATACCACCAGCAATCTGCAACAAGTAACTACCTACACATCAGAGTCCTGACTTTGATTTTAAACTCATTCAAACAGACAAAAAGTTACTAATCAAACCTAAATCACAATGAAACCACATTTACCTGAGTTAGGAGGTATCCCCAAAAGAAAGAAGACTGTACTAAACCTACAGTGGTGGGGTTCCAGTTGTACTCTGCTGACATTGGAAGTATAGCAATGCTCATATTTACCTGTAAATATGAAACAGATGTAATTTTCTAAGAGCTAAAGCTAGCTGAAAACTCCATTGCAATACTAACCTAACTCAACCATTTTCTCTCTCTCACTGCAATTTATTGGAGCCTATGATTACATAGcataatttttctaaataacaAGTTTTctataatttcaaattaaattatctaCCAAGTTTATAAAAAACAGTTTCTTGATCGCAATTATTGCCACAACATCAAGGTTTTTGATGTCATGCAATTGCAATTTGACTGTAATTTTCCACAATATCAAAGATCGTGATTTTCCACATGACTGCTATGTAAACATTGTTATCTACCTCAACTTATTCAAAAATTCCCTTACTTAGACTCCTTGCAAacttataaaagtatttttttccCTATAAGTTAAGAATGAAACACTTATCTCAAATTAGAAACTTCcataagttaaaaattaatCCAAAATGGGCTTTAATCAATTGCATTTCACTTTAGTTGCCAAGACCATGTTTCAATAAAAAACTTAGTTAAGCACTTATAATGCAAGTGCTTAtgttctataacaaaagataaaatattaaaattattttcatataacctataagttgttttcataaactaTCCTAGAGAGCTTATAGAAATAAGCCAAAAACAACTCATAAACATGACATAAGTTGTTCCATAAGATTTCCCATGCAGTCTCACAAATACTTATAGCAGTAGATAATCAAACATACCCTAAGTACAATACCAAGTAATAACTACTAATAAATCATGCTTATATACTTACAGCTTCTCATGAAACTTAGAGAGTTAGTTAGTTGGTAGTTACACTTAGTTTAGTTAGTTATTGTCCAAGAGGTGTGAGCTCAGTTACGAGAGTTCAAATTCTAGCAGGGACAACTATAAAATGGACATTAGTTCCACCGctattgataataatttctccTTCCCTAATTAGTTATaaagttagttagttagttagttggaTAGTTAGTTATTCAAATTTCCATCTCTTTTGTAATTGAAATGAATTCATAGAAGAAGTTGAAAAAGAGACTTACTCTATCCATGTTGCATAGAAGAAAAGCGGAGAAGCAAAGAATGACAATGACCCATCTTTTGGGGAAAACTTGCCACCACGGTGAAGAGCCTATTATTGCTTCCTCTTCCACATCATCATCACCATCCAAACCTGCACGTGCTACTTTGTTGTGAAGGGAGAGATCTTGGTACTTGGTGGAAGGTTCCGGCACGTGCTTCTCGGACTTAACATCTGCCCATACCTTTCCTCTTCCCCTACGGCGGGACAGCAGTTGCAATGGAAAGGGAGAAGGTGGatggttgggatggtttctggAGCGTGATAGTGGTGACGAAGAAGGTGAAGGAGAaggaagagagaaagagaaaagtaTAGCTCTGCTACTCATTGTTTCTTCCTTCCTCAGCTTCGTTGCTGTTACTGTAATGTAACGTCTTCGAGATTTTATTTTGGGAAGATTTTTTATCTGTACTGGTTCTCGTTTTGACACGTGGAGATTGCTGCATACAAATGTCTCCCTCTCATGCGTGGAAATGCCATTCACAATACactaaattaaaatcaaaactaGACTATGTTACGCGCAATGCGAggatgttaattaattaattttataaataatattttatatattataaatatagttatcttataatattattttattgatttgtaataattaaatataattaagaaaattaaaatgagggaaaattatgtttatcacaattatctaatttaatttttaaaatattttgtaaaattggtatgataacttattatatatgataattgtttgactcattgtactttgattgtcaattatttttcaacatataatggtacttgtatctatttgatgaaataaaatgtaaaataaaaatccaaaaataagatgtaaaaatttaaaaatatgattgctatttaatattttttattttaaaaaaatattaatgttgaattatattgtagcgtagtctaaatttatttggtttattagtatgatgttttaattgcgagcatgagaaattgttgtaaaaaaaaattattgaatatattttatcaagagtttaaaatttattttattaaagattaaagatttgcttatactttaaatcaattttgttggattttgatcctttgattcctaatttttgacataattaacaattcaacaatgttcatacaatacatgataaatctaatatttgaattgagcaagatttcaggaacaacaatcaaatcctacacacttggaatatattgcttggaacacaagaaatcaacaaaagttgacttttgactgaagcaaatcgattgggaaatcgattgcataacaagggtgtaaggaaacacaactgtttgtgttggtataatcgattgggcaatcgagtgactgaattagaaatgaaaattgcacaagtcagtagcaccccagttttgagggtaatcgattgacaaatcgattatacatctcacaaagtaaacctgattgaaatacatcgattgggaaatcgattggacaagtcacagtggaaccccagttttaagggtaatcgattggcaaatcgattacttaaatatcacttgcaaaataacctttcctgtgacatacaaatcgattggacaatctatgttgtaaaatttcaatcaagtcaaatttggttgcaatcgattggcaaatcgattgaactaaatcccaggtaagaacgttttcagacaaatacatacaaatcgattggcacgtcgattaacatcaaaatagctgagtcactgacttaaacacaatcgattggcaaatcgattgacagaaccttttgaaaacccagtgaactctgagcctgtgatcaaatcgattttaagtatttgttaatcgattatgaagacttgataaatcgattacgcaatcgattgatatgtgtttcagtttgaacataacatctgcaatcgattacgaaatcgattcatatcagtcttaacataattactgaaaattattgtttaaagaatcgattggcaaatcgattggcttatatagtttcaagattcaagaaaaacaagacacacgataatcgattggcaaatcgattagactggtttatcactttacgaaatcgattggtaaatcgattgattaatatgtttttcagaaactatataaactgtcttcaatcattctttcaaacaataataacaatctgaaatacactttgaatattcttgatatacaaaagaactatcaataacacttggttaatacactgagattactttttcagatcacagcaaaagagattatcaacaatcaatgagatagctggaaaagtgatcttgaaagacaagggttctcataaacaatccttgaatatccagaattgtgagaagcaacattgaccaagattgaagactactttttgttcttcctgtattctgtttgtaataattcttttaaacaaaaacgaaagcgagaaaagccagctagaaactggtggctactttcttgggtgagagtgctcaacaagaaagagtcggactttgattctgtgttagattgctgagtatctacaaggatcagagggtgatcaataggaaagagatcattaagatagataggtttcggggaggaaactggacaatctgtaattgattctttctattggagaagaaaatctgaaatccgtttggattttcaggactggatgtaggttgtcaagttgacaactgaaccagtataaattcttggtgcaatcttctctaacccttaactcctttaattttctatcttgatatatttgtatatgtgattaatattagatgcatgttaaacatagtctgtgataagtaatattgtttaatctgataatttgacttgtatgcatcttggttaatctcatatcaatctaacagaacttgctaatcttgtatgccacaatttaaattccgctgtgtgtatgaaattgatttaatttcataaagaactgatacattctgatatattccgattattacgaggtcgtaccaaccaaAAATTGGCCTCaaagcctaacttttcgagaggtaacactcataaaagcactatggcctcaaacgattttctgggagaaggcgcatcgttagcaagacctccagctttcaacggaacagcttatatgtactggaagcacaagatgctaatcttcttggaagccagtggcatagacatccttgacgctgttgaaaacggtccatatattcccaagattgcaggaacaaatgactcaatgattctcaagcctagagccgactggtcagatgatgacaagaaaaaggtaggttataatgctaaggctaagaacattataacatctgctctttgtgcagaagaattctttagagtgtcaaactgcaagtcagcaaaagaaatgtgggacattcttcaagaaacacatgaaggaaccacagatgtgaagagagctcgcgtaaacacacttatgcacgaatatgaattattcagcatgaaaaaggacgaatccatcagtgatctacaaaccagattcacacacattgtgaataatcttcacgcattgggaaagcaagtggacaacgaacagcagattgNNNNNNNNNNNNNNNNNNNNNNNNNNNNNNNNNNNNNNNNNNNNNNNNNNNNNNNNNNNNNNNNNNNNNNNNNNNNNNNNNNNNNNNNNNNNNNNNNNNNNNNNNNNNNNNNNNNNNNNNNNNNNNNNNNNNNNNNNNNNNNNNNNNNNNNNNNNNNNNNNNNNNNNNNNNNNNNNNNNNNNNNNNNNNNNNNNNNNNNNNNNNNNNNNNNNNNNNNNNNNNNNNNNNNNNNNNNNNNNNNNNNNNNNNNNNNNNNNNNNNNNNNNNNNNNNNNNNNNNNNNNNNNNNNNNNNNNNNNNNNNNNNNNNNNNNNNNNNNNNNNNNNNNNNNNNNNNNNNNNNNNNNNNNNNNNNNNNNNNNNNNNNNNNNNNNNNNNNNNNNNNNNNNNNNNNNNNNNNNNNNNNNNNNNNNNNNNNNNNNNNNNNNNNNNNNNNNNNNNNNNNNNNNNNNNNNNNNNNNNNNNNNNNNNNNNNNNNNNNNNNNNNNNNNNNNNNNNNNNNNNNNNNNNNNNNNNNNNNNNNNNNNNNNNNNNNNNNNNNNNNNNNNNNNNNNNNNNNNNNNNNNNNNNNNNNNNNNNNNNNNNNNNNNNNNNNNNNNNNNNNNNNNNNNNNNNNNNNNNNNNNNNNNNNNNNNNNNNNNNNNNNNNNNNNNNNNNNNNNNNNNNNNNNNNNNNNNNNNNNNNNNNNNNNNNNNNNNNNNNNNNNNNNNNNNNNNNNNNNNNNNNNNNNNNNNNNNNNNNNNNNNNNNNNNNNNNNNNNNNNNNNNNNNNNNNNNNNNNNNNNNNNNNNNNNNNNNNNNNNNNNNNNNNNNNNNNNNNNNNNNNNNNNNNNNNNNNNNNNNNNNNNNNNNNNNNNNNNNNNNNNNNNNNNNNNNNNNNNNNNNNNNNNNNNNNNNNNNNNNNNNNNNNNNNNNNNNNNNNNNNNNNNNNNNNNNNNNNNNNNNNNNNNNNNNNNNNNNNNNNNNNNNNNNNNNNNNNNNNNNNNNNNNNNNNNNNNNNNNNNNNNNNNNNNNNNNNNNNNNNNNNNNNNNNNNNNNNNNNNNNNNNNNNNNNNNNNNNNNNNNNNNNNNNNNNNNNNNNNNNNNNNNNNNNNNNNNNNNNNNNNNNNNNNNNNNNNNNNNNNNNNNNNNNNNNNNNNNNNNNNNNNNNNNNNNNNNNNNNNNNNNNNNNNNNNNNNNNNNNNNNNNNNNNNNNNNNNNNNNNNNNNNNNNNNNNNNNNNNNNNNNNNNNNNNNNNNNNNNNNNNNNNNNNNNNNNNNNNNNNNNNNNNNNNNNNNNNNNNNNNNNNNNNNNNNNNNNNNNNNNNNNNNNNNNNNNNNNNNNNNNNNNNNNNNNNNNNNNNNNNNNNNNNNNNNNNNNNNNNNNNNNNNNNNNNNNNNNNNNNNNNNNNNNNNNNNNNNNNNNNNNNNNNNNNNNNNNNNNNNNNNNNNNNNNNNNNNNNNNNNNNNNNNNNNNNNNNNNNNNNNNNNNNNNNNNNNNNNNNNNNNNNNNNNNNNNNNNNNNNNNNNNNNNNNNNNNNNNNNNNNNNNNNNNNNNNNNNNNNNNNNNNNNNNNNNNNNNNNNNNNNNNNNNNNNNNNNNNNNNNNNNNNNNNNNNNNNNNNNNNNNNNNNNNNNNNNNNNNNNNNNNNNNNNNNNNNNNNNNNNNNNNNNNNNNNNNNNNNNNNNNNNNNNNNNNNNNNNNNNNNNNNNNNNNNNNNNNNNNNNNNNNNNNNNNNNNNNNNNNNNNNNNNNNNNNNNNNNNNNNNNNNNNNNNNNNNNNNNNNNNNNNNNNNNNNNNNNNNNNNNNNNNNNNNNNNNNNNNNNNNNNNNNNNNNNNNNNNNNNNNNNNNNNNNNNNNNNNNNNNNNNNNNNNNNNNNNNNNNNNNNNNNNNNNNNNNNNNNNNNNNNNNNNNNNNNNNNNNNNNNNNNNNNNNNNNNNNNNNNNNNNNNNNNNNNNNNNNNNNNNNNNNNNNNNNNNNNNNNNNNNNNNNNNNNNNNNNNNNNNNNNNNNNNNNNNNNNNNNNNNNNNNNNNNNNNNNNNNNNNNNNNNNNNNNNNNNNNNNNNNNNNNNNNNNNNNNNNNNNNNNNNNNNNNNNNNNNNNNNNNNNNNNNNNNNNNNNNNNNNNNNNNNNNNNNNNNNNNNNNNNNNNNNNNNNNNNNNNNNNNNNNNNNNNNNNNNNNNNNNNNNNNNNNNNNNNNNNNNNNNNNNNNNNNNNNNNNNNNNNNNNNNNNNNNNNNNNNNNNNNNNNNNNNNNNNNNNNNNNNNNNNNNNNNNNNNNNNNNNNNNNNNNNNNNNNNNNNNNNNNNNNNNNNNNNNNNNNNNNNNNNNNNNNNNNNNNNNNNNNNNNNNNNNNNNNNNNNNNNNNNNNNNNNNNNNNNNNNNNNNNNNNNNNNNNNNNNNNNNNNNNNNNNNNNNNNNNNNNNNNNNNNNNNNNNNNNNNNNNNNNNNNNNNNNNNNNNNNNNNNNNNNNNNNNNNNNNNNNNNNNNNNNNNNNNNNNNNNNNNNNNNNNNNNNNNNNNNNNNNNNNNNNNNNNNNNNNNNNNNNNNNNNNNNNNNNNNNNNNNNNNNNNNNNNNNNNNNNNNNNNNNNNNNNN from Cicer arietinum cultivar CDC Frontier isolate Library 1 chromosome 5, Cicar.CDCFrontier_v2.0, whole genome shotgun sequence carries:
- the LOC101489199 gene encoding sodium-dependent phosphate transport protein 1, chloroplastic isoform X2, translating into MSSRAILFSFSLPSPSPSSSPLSRSRNHPNHPPSPFPLQLLSRRRGRGKVWADVKSEKHVPEPSTKYQDLSLHNKVARAGLDGDDDVEEEAIIGSSPWWQVFPKRWVIVILCFSAFLLCNMDRVNMSIAILPMSAEYNWNPTTVGLVQSSFFWGYLLTQIAGGIWADTVGGKQVLGFGVIWWSVATILTPVAAKLGLPFLLVARAFMGIGEGVAMPAMNNILSKWVPVAERSRSLALVYSGMYLGSVTGLAFSPFLIHQYGWPSVFYSFGSLGTVWFSIWLSKAHSSPLDDPELRPEEKKLIATNGFSKEPVKAIPWKLILSKPPVWALIVSHFCHNWGTFILLTWMPTYYNQVLKFNLTESGLFCVLPWLTMAISANFGGWIADTLVTRGVPVTRVRKIMQTVGFLGPAFFLTQLSHINSPVMAVLCMTCSQGTDAFSQSGLYSNHQDIAPRYSGILLGLSNTAGVLAGVLGTAATGYILQHGSWDDVFKVSVGLYLVGTVVFNLFATGEKIVD
- the LOC101489199 gene encoding sodium-dependent phosphate transport protein 1, chloroplastic isoform X1 translates to MSSRAILFSFSLPSPSPSSSPLSRSRNHPNHPPSPFPLQLLSRRRGRGKVWADVKSEKHVPEPSTKYQDLSLHNKVARAGLDGDDDVEEEAIIGSSPWWQVFPKRWVIVILCFSAFLLCNMDRVNMSIAILPMSAEYNWNPTTVGLVQSSFFWGYLLTQIAGGIWADTVGGKQVLGFGVIWWSVATILTPVAAKLGLPFLLVARAFMGIGEGVAMPAMNNILSKWVPVAERSRSLALVYSGMYLGSVTGLAFSPFLIHQYGWPSVFYSFGSLGTVWFSIWLSKAHSSPLDDPELRPEEKKLIATNGFSKEPVKAIPWKLILSKPPVWALIVSHFCHNWGTFILLTWMPTYYNQVLKFNLTESGLFCVLPWLTMAISANFGGWIADTLVTRGVPVTRVRKVITSYYSSTFSSQIMQTVGFLGPAFFLTQLSHINSPVMAVLCMTCSQGTDAFSQSGLYSNHQDIAPRYSGILLGLSNTAGVLAGVLGTAATGYILQHGSWDDVFKVSVGLYLVGTVVFNLFATGEKIVD